The Paenibacillus amylolyticus genome contains the following window.
AAAATATTCTAATGGTATATGTGCCTATTGTGGGGGTACGTGCATTTGGGATATTCCGCGCTGTCTTTCGATATATCGAGCGATTGGCAGGACATGATGCCGTACTGCGGGTGTTGGCCGATCAGCGTGTGAAGCTATATCGCATTCTGGAGCCGCAGGCATTGTTCCTGCGTTCTCGCATGCAGACCGGAGATGTGCTCGGAGCACTCGCCGATGATGTCGAGCGTTTGCAGGATATCTATCTGCGCACCGTCTTTCCTGCTGTTACTGCACTTGTGATGTACGGTGGGGCTGTGATCGCTTTTGGCAGTGTGGATCTGGGATTTGCGCTGTGGATGGGTTTGTATATGTTATTTCTTGTCGTCGCACTACCTGCGATTTCCCTGAAAGTGACGTGGAAATGGCGTGTGCGGCTGAAAAAGGAAAACAGCAGGTTGTATACCCGTCTGACTGACGGTGTACTTGGACTGGGTGATTGGCTTGCAAGTGGACGAGCCGCAGAATTTGTTCAGCAGCAGGAAGAGGCGGAAGAGCAGGTCGATGCGGTTCGTCGCAAGTTGCGACGCTGGACACGTTGGCGTGATCTGTTGGCCCAGTGTGTTATTGGCCTGATGGTCGTATCGGTGACGTTGTGGGCTGGAAACGCCGCTTCTGTTGGACAATTGCCTGCCGTGATGATTGCTGCTTTTGTACTGGTATTATTTCCGCTTACGGAATCACTTCTGCCAGTAGGGGATGCTGTGGAGCATCTTCCACAGTACCGGGAATCACTGGACCGCTTGGAACAGCTGGAAGGGAAATCGGATCCTCCGGGACAGACTGGAGTGGATGATGCTGGCGGAACGGGCGACTCGATCTCAGCAATACAAAACGGCAACATGGCGGCTAGGCAGACATCGGATTCCTTGCCCGTTGTGAATGATATCCCGGACAGAAGAATTCGTCTTCGCATCCCGCCCAAACTCAGAGCGGACATCGAAATCAATCGCGTCAGTTATCGCTATGCATCTGATGATACTTATGCCGTACAGGATATATCCCTTCACCTGCCACAGGGCAAACGCCTAGCCATCCTTGGACGAAGCGGCGGCGGTAAATCGACCTTGCTGAAGCTGATTCAGGGGGTCTTGCTTCCGTCTGCGGGGAAAGTTCTAATCAATGATTTGCCTGTGCAGACTCTGGGCGAAAGTGTGCCTGATGTCATCGCGGTGCTGAATCAGAGTCCTCACCTGTTCGACACCACGGTAGCCAATAACTTGCGGATTGGGCGCCCACATGCAACGGATGAGGAGATTCGTCAGGTAGCTGCTCAAGTCGGTTTATCCGGTCTGATCGAATCTTTGCCGCAGGGATATGATACGCCGATGCTGGAGACCGGTCTGCGTTTCTCCGGCGGGGAAAGACAACGTATTGCACTGGCCCGCGTACTGCTTCGGGAGACACCTGTTGTGATATTTGATGAACCAACCGTGGGGCTTGATCCCGTGACGGAGCGTGAACTGATGCGCACCATTCTGGACAGCTTGCAAGGCAAAACGATGATCTGGGTCACCCATCACCTGATTGGTGCGGAACAGATGGACGAACTTATTTTTATGGAAAATGGACAGATTGCCATGCAGGGTTCTCACGAACAACTGCTGGCTGGGGAAGAGCGATACCGCCGTCTCATTGAACTTGATCGGCCGGGATGGACAGGGCGGCAGCAACACGAACAATCGTTGCCACCGGCGGCTTCGAGATAAGTAGAGCCAGTGAGTGCATGAGATCCAATAACTGCAGGTGTTTCCCAGTCCAGATGATCGAACTAAACCGATATACATGAATTTGTATTTTAGCAAAGGATGCCTAATGAGCACCTAATCATAAGCATAACAAAGAGACGAGCCAAGGCATCTTGAACTCGTCTCTTTTCGATTCGGATATGACCGCTTTCGTAGCGAATACTTACAGCTCTACCAGCATCAGAATAATGGAGGAAAGGCACAGACAAGTGCTGACCAGATAGAGCACAGCAACAACCTGTTTGTGATTCAATCCGGCGCGCAGCAGTCGATAATGGGCTTGACTCGCATCAGCCTGGTAGATTGCTTTACCTTGAATGAAGCGTTTGATTACGACGAAAATGTTGTCAAAGATCGGTACACCAAGAGCGAGAATCGGAATGAAGATGGACAACATGGTTGCCTGTTTGAATGCACCGTCCAGAGCGATCACCGCCAGAATGAAGCCCAGGAACGTGGCACCGGCATCACCCATAAATACCTTGGCAGGAGCTTTGTTGTACTTCAGATAACCGATGGTCACACCAACCAGAGTGATCGACATGAGTGCGGAATCACTTTGACCTTTGGCCAGGGCTACGATGAACAAGGTAATCGCCGAGATGGCCGATAATCCGCCAGCCAGTCCGTCCATGCCGTCCGAGAAGTTGATGACGGTTGTCACCCCGAAGATCCAGAGGATCGTAAGAATGAATTGCAGCCAGATCGGAAGCATGACATATTCCGCGTTAAAGGGATTCACGAATCCGGTGAATGCTATGCCAGAAGCAAATACAAGCACTGCTGCTGAGACCTGTACGAGCATCTTGGGCAGAGCGGGAAAATCTTTGCCTTTTGTTTTGTACCAGTCGTCCACGGTACCAATCGTTAGCAGAAGCATACCACCAGCGACCAGAGCCGCTGTTTCCCAAGTGATTTCTTTGGTCAGAGCAATGTATGTCAGGAAAAATCCAGTAAATATCGCGTAACTCGCCGTGAGTGGGATCGGTTGCCTGTGCAGCTTACGCTCCACATCCTCCCGAGGCTTGTCCACAAAATCGAGCCGGTGAGCCAGTCGACCAAGCGGCGGAATAAGCAAAACCACGACAGCAAAAGACACTATAAAAGCCAGTATGTATACCATAAACTCGCTTGTTTCACTCCCATCTACCCATTTCCCCTTATTATACGAGTTAAACGGGAAATCTGTCGATGTCATTATTGTAACCAGACGTACGCAAAGATGTGCAACAGTTCAGGTTTTATCGCATTTGAGGAAGATAGGAGTCGAAATAATGATTTACAGTTTCTGCATGATATCCATCATCCCCTTGCCAGGTTGCTGCAAAGATAAAATCGCCAGAACCGCCTTTGCCTTTCCTTGGTTTATCCCCGGGAACCAGTATGCCGGCTGCCGCCCAGATTTCCAGCAGGGCATCCCGTTCCTGTTTGCTGGATGGTAAGATATCCTTCCACTTTTTCTCGAGTGAACGAGCACTGTCTTTGGGGTCTTCTGTCTGAGCTGCTTCAAGCAGATTGACAAGAATAGCCTGATCTTCAGGGGTTACTTCATAGCTTGTATCGTTGTCCTGTAGCAGTAATTCCAGATCCATCAGGCAGTAGAGTAACCAGCCATGACGCACGCCGCCCCACTTGATCCGTTCAAAGTTCAGGACGTTCAGGTCGACATTGGTATATTCCTTGTCTGACTGTAGGCGCAGGAAGTTGCAATCCCCGCAGGCACTGGTGTTGGCATGAAGAGCGGGACGTTCTCCGTAGGTATGCAAAGGCATGTTCGATGTTAAAGCAAAGCTGGATAATGCGCTGCGCAAATAGACTTTTTTGGTGGACAAACTATGTAAAAAGGCCTTAACTACCCGCTCCTTGAGCGAGCCATCCTGATGCAAGTTGTATAGACGCTGAACTATCTCGTCATGCGTGATCGTGAGTGGGTCGAACATGACGCCTTTGCTTTTGGCATACTCAAATTCATCCCCGGAGAAGGGTGGAGAAGTTGTTTTCCAACCGCCACCTCCCCAGAACGTGCTCAACAGTATCTTCGCTGCTTTCTTGTCCATGTGGTTAGCCTCCTTATGGAAATTAAAATATGGAAATTAAAATTATGATGATTATATTTTTTATATCGAGCCTGCTTCATTTAATGAGCGTATTCCTCGGTTGTATTCAGTATCATTTCGACGAGGCCTGGGAAACGTGCGTTAAGTTCTTCCTTTCGCAGGGAATAAAAGTGCTGTTTACCTTCAATGCGCGGCTGGATTACACCAGCTTCACGTAAAATTTTGATGTGATGGGACAACGTGGATTTGGAAATATGGTCTACTTCGAAGGCGGAACAGTTTTCTCGCCAGAGCTGGCCAGACAGTGTGCAATTTTCATGCGAATCGGATCACCGAGTGCGTTGCAGACTGTGGTCAGCTTCAGTTCCGAAGCCATAGGTATCGTTGGAGTTCTCATATCTATGACGTTAGCATATTCGGCTTTCTCTTTCAATGTTTGAAAAAATTCGAACTATAGAAGTTGAACTGTAACTCTTACACTTGGTTACTCCGATTGCAGTACCATCTTTCGATCGCTCTTATCCCCAGATTTTTTGAATTCCCCTGTCCGAGGGGAAAATCCGGTGATAAATGCGAACGCTTCGCTTCTTCAGATTGGTTCTGCACTCTCCGTTTTAGTGTAGAAGTTGGTCTCAACTTAATATTTCTTGCGGGCGGTATAAGAAGTGTGTTACATTTCTTTTCAGTTAGTTCGAAAATATTCGAACTGAAAAGTTGGAAATCGGCTTTTTATTCTAGGAGGAATATAAATGAGTGCTACACCTACCACTACACTGTTGAACAACTATTTCCGTTTATTTGATGCTTCACGTACAGACGAGCGCGCCATGGAAGATCTGTTGTCCCTGTTTACACCGAACGCAGAGATTGTGCTTAACGGTACCAGCCGAACAGGATTCGATGGTTTTATGAAGGCTTTCTATGAGTACAATAAGGATGTAAAACATATGTGGGACGGGTGGGTGCAACAGCCTGACGGCAGCTACCAAACGAACTGGGCTGTATGCGGACAAGCGGCAGACGGAACGGTATATGCCAAGGCAGGCATTGATATCGCACGTGTGAATGAGGCGGGGCAAATCGTGTACCTGGAGAATGTACAGGCCGATCAGAATGCATTCAGCAAGTATAATCAGTAATTAAAATCTAGAGATTTCAGTTTGATGAGTGAAAATCCAGAAATTTGAATTACTAGAAAGATAGCCACACTGGAGGTCCACAGTTTTCCATGCTGTGGGCTTTTTCTGTAGCACTTTTAGTTAATTAGAAAGGCACTGAGGGTGATGGCTTCATCATTCTGATCGCACAGTTTCTACGGGGAAATGGATGCATAAACACTGTACATGAATATATGTAGCTGAGAAACTGTACATGAAAAAGACCATCTCACATGTCATAAACATGGCGAGACGGTCCTCATGAACGTGCATAAAACGGAATCGTTAGAGTCAAATGTTGATAGTCGAATGTTACTTTGAGCTGGATGTAGCTAAAGGAGATGGTGATTCGCTGTGTGATGGCTAGGGCCTGGCAATTCTAACGAACCGAGACGTGCTGCATGGAAATGTTGTTCTTTCAGTTTTAACGAATCTGAGACGCGCTATTGGAGGGTATTTCGCAAAATCAAAATTCTAACGAATCACAGGCACGTTAATGCTCAACATATTAGGTTC
Protein-coding sequences here:
- a CDS encoding MraY family glycosyltransferase, which codes for MVYILAFIVSFAVVVLLIPPLGRLAHRLDFVDKPREDVERKLHRQPIPLTASYAIFTGFFLTYIALTKEITWETAALVAGGMLLLTIGTVDDWYKTKGKDFPALPKMLVQVSAAVLVFASGIAFTGFVNPFNAEYVMLPIWLQFILTILWIFGVTTVINFSDGMDGLAGGLSAISAITLFIVALAKGQSDSALMSITLVGVTIGYLKYNKAPAKVFMGDAGATFLGFILAVIALDGAFKQATMLSIFIPILALGVPIFDNIFVVIKRFIQGKAIYQADASQAHYRLLRAGLNHKQVVAVLYLVSTCLCLSSIILMLVEL
- the cydC gene encoding thiol reductant ABC exporter subunit CydC gives rise to the protein MNSGYEHMETVRNGKEKNGWIAPYVAQYRWRFTAVIALGTCAALCAVLLLFTSGFLISKSALRPENILMVYVPIVGVRAFGIFRAVFRYIERLAGHDAVLRVLADQRVKLYRILEPQALFLRSRMQTGDVLGALADDVERLQDIYLRTVFPAVTALVMYGGAVIAFGSVDLGFALWMGLYMLFLVVALPAISLKVTWKWRVRLKKENSRLYTRLTDGVLGLGDWLASGRAAEFVQQQEEAEEQVDAVRRKLRRWTRWRDLLAQCVIGLMVVSVTLWAGNAASVGQLPAVMIAAFVLVLFPLTESLLPVGDAVEHLPQYRESLDRLEQLEGKSDPPGQTGVDDAGGTGDSISAIQNGNMAARQTSDSLPVVNDIPDRRIRLRIPPKLRADIEINRVSYRYASDDTYAVQDISLHLPQGKRLAILGRSGGGKSTLLKLIQGVLLPSAGKVLINDLPVQTLGESVPDVIAVLNQSPHLFDTTVANNLRIGRPHATDEEIRQVAAQVGLSGLIESLPQGYDTPMLETGLRFSGGERQRIALARVLLRETPVVIFDEPTVGLDPVTERELMRTILDSLQGKTMIWVTHHLIGAEQMDELIFMENGQIAMQGSHEQLLAGEERYRRLIELDRPGWTGRQQHEQSLPPAASR
- a CDS encoding nuclear transport factor 2 family protein yields the protein MSATPTTTLLNNYFRLFDASRTDERAMEDLLSLFTPNAEIVLNGTSRTGFDGFMKAFYEYNKDVKHMWDGWVQQPDGSYQTNWAVCGQAADGTVYAKAGIDIARVNEAGQIVYLENVQADQNAFSKYNQ
- a CDS encoding transcriptional regulator, coding for MSHHIKILREAGVIQPRIEGKQHFYSLRKEELNARFPGLVEMILNTTEEYAH